The nucleotide sequence GTCGTCCTTCGCTGGCGCTGGATTTGATGGAAGAGTTTCGTCCTTTTGCAGATAGGTTTGTTTTGACTTTGATTAATCGAAAACAAATTCAAGCAAGTGATATTATAGAGAAGACTGGTTCTGTGTATACTCTCACCGATGATGGGAGAAAAGCATTATTAACCGCTTATCATAATCGAAAGCAAGAAGAGGTTACTCACTATCTTTTAGAACAAAAATGCAGAATCGGAGAATTGTTTTTATTGCAAGCAAGAATTTTGGCGAGAAACATTCGCGGTGAAATGCCGTTATACGCACCTTATATATGGAGGTAAATCATGTTTATTCTCGTTTGTTATGATGTTGAGACTTTGACAAAAGAAGGTAAACGAAGACTTCGCAAAGTTGCAAAGCATTGTGAAAGTTATGGTCAGCGAGTGCAACATTCCGTTTTCGAATGTAAAATGGATAAGGCTTTATATTTAACATTTGAAAATAAAATTGTTTCTATCATTGATCAAAAAACAGATAGCCTTCGAATATATATACTTGACGAAGATTCAATAAAGAAGATA is from Leptospiraceae bacterium and encodes:
- the cas2 gene encoding CRISPR-associated endonuclease Cas2 is translated as MFILVCYDVETLTKEGKRRLRKVAKHCESYGQRVQHSVFECKMDKALYLTFENKIVSIIDQKTDSLRIYILDEDSIKKIKNFGVATIIDYEEPLIL